Sequence from the Cololabis saira isolate AMF1-May2022 chromosome 9, fColSai1.1, whole genome shotgun sequence genome:
taatatttcaTAATTAACCCAAACAAACAATTAGAACAAACCACACGtggtacataataaaataattatgagCAGCAATTACTATCATCAGCACTTCATGGTCACGTCAGAAACCAAAAGTCTTATTGTATGTGAATATGTCTTACGTGATTGGGAAGTTTACAATCGTGGGGTTCTTCTCCACAAAAAAGTTGTTCTTGGTGAATCTTTTGATGCAAAAGACGAGGTAAGGAGGCAGTTTAGTCAGCTGGAACCTTTTGAGAAAATTCTCTTTGTACGTTTTGTAttcctgtgttaaaaaaaaaaagaaattgtcaCAATTAATTTTTGAAAGCTGTGTCAAGCTCATCTCCCAGATACAAGTTTAAGCTTGTACACCAGAATGTTACAGCAGATTTAATGGTAAACAACATCAAAGTCAGTAAAGGATTCAATACCTTCTCTGTGTTGCCGTTGAACTTGGACAGGATGTTGAAGAGCGGGACCTGTGGGATAATAAGCTGCTCCTTCTCATCTTTGTAAAGAGGAGCCGTTGGGAGGTCAAGGGTCAGAAACAGGAAGGTGGACTCAGACATCTGCTCCTGGTACTCATCTGTCAACAGCAGTgcctctttttcttctgttgGCTGGAGAGTTTAAAGAAACACCAAGCACATCATAAAAAGAATCAGAAACAGGACTCACTGGATGCATttcatgataaaataaaacgCATGAGAATAAAATTAAGTGTGTTTAAACTTAagtaaaatacatttgatttatttattttttaaatccttcATACTCAGGTGTTAGTAAATACTTTCATTATAAAGAGCAATAAACTCACCAAATCGGGGTGGGGAAGTTTCTTGGAGAAGATCCGCATGGAGCCTTGAAATACTTTTGTAAGGATTgctgagaagaaaaagaaattgaaAGTCAAGCTAAATTATCCTCAGTATGTTCATGCTTTAAAAACCAAATCTAAACTCCAAAATCACAACATAAATAAGAGAAGCCAAAATATAAAATGTACCATAAATGTTAAATAAGCTACTGTACAAGCTTTCCCCCCCCAGACATTTTAAACCTCAGGAGTGAAAAGCCTACTCACATGGCTTCTTCTTTGTGCCTCCGAGAGCACCATGTAGAGCATTTAAGAACCATGTCATAAAGTCTACCGCATCACCTGCAGACCAAAACAATGATCAATCAACACCAAAAACTCATGtccaaacaaaaataatagtgttaaaagcacaTTGGAGCCCATTGTAAGAGTACAGTTCACTGcatcagaaaaaaaatcaccttgcTTTGTGATTTGGAAGTTCTTCTTGCTGCACAGCACTACAGCCTGCAGCATCTCATGGGGAGAAACGTGGGCCTTGAAGTTTCTTGGATTCCAAAGTTTGCGCATCAGCTCACCAAACCTTTGCACCAGAAGAAACATGATGTCCCCTGGCGGCCTACGGATTCCTCTGTAGTTTTCCTCCTCCAGGAAGTAGTTTCGCAACGGGGGGACATTGGAAAAAGCCTAGATAGCCGAGGTAAATGTGAGACATTTGGTATTATTTGAGTTTATGCCAAAAATCCCAATAATATCTACACTGTCAATGTTTAATACCTGTAATACCACATTGGCATAGTCATTGGCTTTGATATTGTTAAGTCCCACAATGCCTGGCAGGTAGGTTGTTCCATCATAGGCTCTGTACAGTTTACCCTGCTTGTCCAGCCCTGCaatgtgctgcttggtgaaAGTGGGCTTCAACACATACTGATGTAGAAGAAATGGCAAGACATTAGTGACACAAAACTTAAGTTTCATAAAAACAATCTTGACTGTCtacagaataaaataatatatatatatatatatatttatatatatatatatatatatattaaaatcaacAATGTGCCAAtcatagaaagaaagaaaacactgcCATTGTTGATAATATTGTCCAGCAGGTGTGATTGATTGTGTAATGAGTGAGAGCAGAACTGACTATTTTGGACAACCACATTGTGTTACACAACTCAACAATTTAATAAACtgttaaataactaaataacagCTTCCTCCCATGTGAAAATGTTATTGTAGAGACATCCAAaaacagtatttatttatttatttatggaaaaTGCCTGAATTTTGTTGAAATCAACCCAAACAATATGATGTAAAGAAGAAAGTTAAATCATTCTTCTTTCATATCATTGCATTCATTTAAATTTTGAAACAATGCCAAATGTATACTTTTACTACTAGTAGTCCatggccagagcccaaaatttcacttgtcagaccacccagtttgtgacatcagcctaatggctgttatagtttcataggagcccaatgatgctcttctagtttaaggctcacaatgacctgtaacaatgatatattatgggtatattatacatttcctgaatccttatggtcctgtgagtattccagtttttgtatgttgtgtctctgttgttcctagatgacacagggctaaaagatagtaccggtatatcatttaggcgaaaatggtgtaaaaatgtgtgttgtttatagtttaaagagctgcagtgacctctatgttggtcagaaagattcacatcttagcttgaatgaatgcttaaaacgtcccctttaaaatgataccaaagacaatattgtgaaacaatGACAGATATCCtttacatgagtctaaaccaggatatgcaccagcatctaaaatgtaattttctgaagggggtgggtgatttcatgagctgataactctgatccagctgccactcaggaagagttatcataccaaaatataatctatggacgtggatcttttcaaaaattataagcaagttttgtcaccttgagtggtactgacatcaagtctggcccatggactataggTTCATAGAAGCAAATATTGCACAGCACCTAACAATATGACAATATTGAATATAACACAATCATTGCTCACCGTGATATCTTCCAGTGACGAGTCAATGATCTCATAGTTATCAGGCAGACAGTAAAACTTGAGTGTATGCAAGTTGAGGAACACATGATGGGTGAACTGGACACTGTGCGTGTAAGCGTGAGACTTCAGACCTCTGCCTGCAAGAAAACCAACACGAGTCAGTCCACCTGCATCAATGTATTTGATTACCTACAGCACACAGTCCTGTCATTACCCTACCTTGAAAGTACTTCCCACATATGAGGCAAGCATAAACATTAATGTGGGAGAGAGAGATTGAGCAAAGCTTCTCAAAGTCGAAATCCAGCACACTCCTGCAGGAAGAGCAGAAAAAACATCATCAGGGTGAAAGGAACATatgttttttgccttttctttaccactatcgtttagtaatttttttacatataattctcaaatacattcatataatactAGACGGAttaatcatcttcatcttcctttttataaaactaaacactgccagttttccctcagatatcgcggtgtacagatatggaacttcaaatctcacattatttcatttttcatttcattttatctttatttattccatatcatggaaatagttcacatatgttccattccatgatggaaaaggggcaagaagaagaaagccttatataccaagcccctttctcaaaaaaaaaataaaacaattcatatgaagatggtctgtccgtctgttcaacaatcactacttatataatacaaaaaaaaaagaaataatgaaaaaacaaaacaaaaaaataagaaaacatacacactaactcaccaacaatattattattatcaaaagctctgcttctctaaagatttttaaaagaaatgtatcatctcatttagttcacatttaaaaaatgtcacaagtttttattattattattttttgtgtgttgatgatctgtaactaCTGTATGTAGTCTAACCTTCTTTGTTCTTTGTTTATAGCCCTcgtcttgttgtgttttgatttttgattttttgtaattactgttttacttcctaaattgaggggaggtccgctgcataagcctgttggctttttgacctctcctgtcacatttgttttactattttgattgcaagtgttacttttattgtgtgcaaactaataaaataaaaaataaaggtgctaacttaagcctgatttatggttccgcgttacacctacgcagagcctacgccgtaggctctgcgtaggtgtaacgcagaaccataaatcagcctttagcattTAGCATTAGCAGCACACATGTCCAGCTGCTCTCACCTGTTGATCGTGTCCAGGTAGGGGCAGTGGCGGCTCCTCCGGTCCTCTACTGGAGCTCCTCGGCCCGGTTTCACCGTTACTGCAGAAACACGGGAACAGAAGAGCGAAAATCAACCAGAATGTATCACAGTGAACTAGCCACACATGCTAGCTGGAGATGGCTGTTTATACACCTATATGTGCTGCAGCCACGCTTGTTTGAATTAAAGCTGTACTTGCAGAGCCCCCGCTGCCAAACACATCACTTATATCCGTACAGACTCCACTTTAAAAGAACTACTCGTTAACACGCTGGAGATAAATCACCTTCTTCTTCGTCGTCGTCCACCAAAACTTCAGGCTCCCGCTTCCTCTTCACAGAAGTCATTGCAGCAGATGACTTGGTTTTGAACACAAAACCACATATAAAACACGATTTGTGGGTTATTTGTGAGTTATTCGTGAGCTCTGTGTGAGTTCGACCGGTTCTGACGGAACAACGTCCAAACCCGCGCTGGTCGGGGGCAACCAGCAGCTAACCCGGAGTTTGAAAGCAGCTCTTTACCATATTTCATCCATGAGATCACTGCCAAAACCATTCAGTCACtagcatatacaggactgtctccgaaaattagaatattgtgataaagtcctttattttctgtaatgcagaaatgtcatacattctggattcattacaaatcaactgaaatattgaaagccttttattattttaatattgctgatcatggcttacagtttaagaaaactcaaatatcctatctcaaaaaattagaattttctgggaatcttaatcttaaactgtaagccataatcagcaatattaaaataataaaaggcttgcaatatttcagatgatttgtaatgaatccagaatgtataacatttttgttttttttaaattgcattacagaaaataaagaacttatcacaatattcaaattttctgagacagtcctgtatataaagaGTGTTTTTTTGCGTTTGCTCACTGGTAAATGGTGCAGATTTCTGAGTGTTTCATGTAAAGTCCTAACTTTGTGTGAACCTGGTGTGAACTCCGGGAAAGCTACAGTTGGACAACTATATACCGTTAGCTAGCAATTAGCTTATTGTGGGTTCTGTGATTGAGGCTTGTTGTAAGCAGTCGCTCTACAAACACTGCCCTCGTACTGGCAGTTTGGACGAAATGGATATTCTGAGCGATAATGGCGAGCATGATCTGAAATACAAGCCCGGGTCCCGCTTGGATATGAGCCACGGCTTCCTGCACCATATCCGGAGGAACCAAATCGCGAGGTGACTCCTGCTCCTGAATCTAGTAACAAGAACAAGAACATCTACACCAGATAATGTTCTACTGGTAGTTCAGCACATGGTTCATCAGGGTCAAGGGGAGTGATAACTGCACCGGGTTTAAGTTTAAACACCAAATGTAAGGGAAGGTCGTCTGGGCCTTTTGGTCCAAGTTATTAGTGTAAATGAGACAACCTAGGATGGATTAGTCAAAgttgtttggtttatttaaaaggatccccattagctgacgccaaacgacagctagtcttcctggggtccaaacgttaacatacaggactgtctcagaaaatttgaatattttgataaagttctttattttctgtaatgcaattaaagaaacaaaaatgtcatacattctggcttcattacaaatcacctgaaatattgcaagccttttattattttattaatactgatcatggcttacagcttaagaaaactcaaatatcctatctcaaaaaattagaatattctgggaatcttaatcttaaactgtaagccataatcagcaatattacaataataaaaggcttgcaatatttcagttgatttgtaatgaatccagaatgtatgacatttttgtttttttaattgcattacagaaaataaagaactttatcacaatattctaattttctgagacagtcctgtacaaacTCAAACATTACAATGTCAATTCATAGAAATACAATTCTAAATAgaatcacaaataaaaacaagaaacaacatCATACATATCATGTAAACTTATAGTGATGTCAACAAATACATTCTTAGTTTCTGTTTAAAACTAACCTTTCTTTTAATGTCACGAACTTCACCTGGAAGACTGTTCCAATGTGTAACTGATCTGTAAAACACTGTCCTCATAGATTCAGACCTAGGTAAGGGTAATCTGACCACTATTTGCCCTCCGAGTGTTGTATGAATGAGTGTCTGAACagtaagttattttattataaagaaATGTAGGAATTTGAGTGTTAATGATTCTATGGAAATATGTAAGCACACTAGCAGTTAGCCTATCCTCAACCCTCAGCCAGGAGAGACGTTCATGCATTTCTACAACACTTGTTCTTGATGAACAAAGTTGTTTTCTGTATTACATTTAAAGCACTCTGTTTGACTTAAGAGTTGTagaatatatacacatatttcATGTGAATACTTAACAATCCCAAAGTTTGAAATAAATTGAACTACCATAAGCAAGAAAACACCAGATAAcaaagaaaactaaataaataaaagctgtgTTTGCACGACAGAGCtcaaaagttgcgttccgtattgaaccaatacggacacatattatgctcttatttattgatgtcataatctacaggtgaagttcggaaaatttgaatatattgcaaaactatTTTCGTAATAAACTCAACTAAAGGTGGaacaaatatatattatttcccactacattcaaagtgagatatttcaagcctttatttgttataatttggatgattatggctcacagtttatgaaaaccccaaataaaaaatctcaaaaaattagaatattttatgaaatctatAAActattcaatcatcaaaattatgacaaataaaggtttaacatatcttgctttgcatgtaatgagactatgtaatatattagtttcaccttttaagttgaattattgaaataaattaacttttacaccatattctaattttccgaccttcaccatAGGCTATATTTATATTCACCTGCAGACAGtactggctgatgtggacatgcaTAGCATAGgagcataggctatttcagttgctagtatggttggctgtctgtacagtcaatCAAGTTCAGTGctgggtcaaagacgtgacgcttactttttctgtccgatggaactttctacctaataataaacataaaaatgaataaaaaatataacatgtatgtctaatacattccttctacatgtgcccactcttattttatttaaacatgttggttattggtcattttctgccatctgaagtgtgaaaacatcatgtggggtgaccgtccggccttgacttctgtttggacaactggttttaaatcacattaaaacaatttaaaaataatgcttgccctattgggcatactttcaaacttgttttagatttattgacaaagttatggaacatttgtacacacatttcaatcataatacacaaacttatcttgtccgaatatgttcattgtctgaattatcatctggggtgaccatgaaaaaaatacaattgagggacttttatattgacaatcatctcaaagaggatgttgcatcagccagttactccatgagggtcccagagagacaacctgcaggtcagtagtctctctctcctttacaaataaatcctctttctaactgctgcagtgtatacgtcacattttgatatcatgtggggtgaccaccctattcattttgagataaatggtcgccccaaatgacggtttaaaggtttaaaaacactaaaatacctttgtttgaagttttcacatacatgtatgtgtacactacatttcaaatgtttggaaaatggccaaaaatatctttattttaagtattttaaaaatgggctactcaaaggccttatacgtctttgaccctgctattaaagcactttaaactttaaatcaaagcattttgttttttcatataaaataaatacatttctatgcattttagaggttttggggatgtccctttttttggcgcctgcgctgctgaaatcggggcgtcccttatttctatttctgaaaggtggcaaccctaccaaTCAGGCCAGACTGGAAACAGATTTCGAGCAGTCTTTTTTAAATGATCAAGGCTCTGGGCTACTTCACAAATGTGTGTCTGCCACCTGCACGGCTCTTTCACCAGCTTTAAGAGCCTGCTCTGGTGTAGGATTGACCAGTAGCAGCTGATTCACGGACCTCCATGTTCTGGCTGGAGTGCAAGGCTGTACAAGTTCATACAAGTTTACCACCAAGTCCATGGGAAAATATTTACAGATAGAAAACTTGAGTTAGTTTAAAGTGTCACACACTTAAGGATAAACTAAAATGTccagttattgtttttttttttttacatcagccATGTGACTAACATTCCTGCTATATTATTTGTGTAATGGTGCAATGTTTGGCTTTCATTTAAAGAGATGATTATGATAAAGAAGTAAAGAACGCCAAAGAACTTCAGCGGCGGAGGCACACAACAACCCCTAGAAGACCCCGTCGACCTGACATCCAAGTGTATAATCCCAGACAAAGACGTAAGATTGATGTGATCCTTTTTAGGTTTGTCCTGATGGCGACATTACTCAAGGAAGAATAATGTTTGTGTGCTTCCTctttgcagatgtttctgaGCCAGGGAACAGTGCTGATGCTGAAGAGGGGAATGAGAGCGGGTCAAGCACAGAAACCGAAACCCATGGGACTGAACTCTTCTGGCTTGACTATCAGGCGGACTCTGGTACCATTACATCCTTCCTTGTGCACAAGGTTAATGCACATGCCTTTGCTTGAAGTTCTAGCTCTTTGATTTGAGGTCTTTTGTTTTAATCCCTttgcattgtttttatttttcaaggaGGATGAACCTGAGAAGGTGGCAGAACGTGTTGCGGAGAAGAACATCCTGAATTCCGCCATGAGGGCAGCTCTAGAAGTTCGAATTCGAAAGGAAATTGACAAAAGACGAGACAAACGCTGAATTATGTTCTCAAACTGAAAATTATAATGACGGATGCAGACGAATGCAATGCTGCATTTGCAGTTCAGATCCCCAAATCCTCCACAACTTTGACATTGTTGTGTGAAAGGGGTATGGTGAGGACTCTGCTATTATTGCAGTGACGATAGAGCCATCATTTGCTTTTCAAGGAGAAGGGAAAGCATTTATCATCTCTtgatgtttacattttttttatttatttatttcttttattttttttaccaactATGGATTGTTACATTATATCTCAAGCCACAACACTC
This genomic interval carries:
- the c9h2orf68 gene encoding UPF0561 protein C2orf68 homolog: MDILSDNGEHDLKYKPGSRLDMSHGFLHHIRRNQIARDDYDKEVKNAKELQRRRHTTTPRRPRRPDIQVYNPRQRHVSEPGNSADAEEGNESGSSTETETHGTELFWLDYQADSGTITSFLVHKEDEPEKVAERVAEKNILNSAMRAALEVRIRKEIDKRRDKR
- the usp39 gene encoding U4/U6.U5 tri-snRNP-associated protein 2; translated protein: MTSVKRKREPEVLVDDDEEEVTVKPGRGAPVEDRRSRHCPYLDTINRSVLDFDFEKLCSISLSHINVYACLICGKYFQGRGLKSHAYTHSVQFTHHVFLNLHTLKFYCLPDNYEIIDSSLEDITYVLKPTFTKQHIAGLDKQGKLYRAYDGTTYLPGIVGLNNIKANDYANVVLQAFSNVPPLRNYFLEEENYRGIRRPPGDIMFLLVQRFGELMRKLWNPRNFKAHVSPHEMLQAVVLCSKKNFQITKQGDAVDFMTWFLNALHGALGGTKKKPSILTKVFQGSMRIFSKKLPHPDLPTEEKEALLLTDEYQEQMSESTFLFLTLDLPTAPLYKDEKEQLIIPQVPLFNILSKFNGNTEKEYKTYKENFLKRFQLTKLPPYLVFCIKRFTKNNFFVEKNPTIVNFPITNVDLREYLTEEAQVTEKNTTYDLIANVVHDGKPTEGSYRIHVLHHGTGKWYEMQDLQVIDILPQMITLSEAYIQIWKRQESDDTNNHTGA